A region of the Roseofilum capinflatum BLCC-M114 genome:
GTCCTCTGTCCTCTCTCCATACCCTCACCAAAACAAAGGTTGGATCAAAATACTTCAACCCAACCTTTATCATTTCAGTGAGATGAATTAACCTAAGAAGTCGCTTGGGCAGGATAAACACTGATTTTTTTCCGATATCTACCATTGCGCTCAAAGGTAACGATACCGTCAGTCAGAGCAAACAGGGTGTAATCCCGGCCCACACCCACATTTTTACCGGCGTGGAAGGTGGTTCCTCTTTGACGGACGAGAATATTACCCGCGAGGACATTTTCGCCACCAAAGCGTTTCACACCCAAGCGCTGGGCGTTCGAGTCACGACCGTTGCGTGTACTTCCAGTTCCTTTCTTATGTGCCATAGGACTTTTGAGATCGATTATCTATTATCTAATGTACAAAGCTTAACGCAATTAAGCCTCAGAGGATGCTTCAGCAGGTGCTGGGGTTGAGGCTAACACTTCTCCATTGACATTAATGGAATTAATCATCAACCGGGTGCGTTCTTGGCGGTGTCCGCGTTTTTTGCGCGTTTTCTTTTTCGGTTGCATTTTATAGACTAAAACCTTGCGATCGCGGAAATGACGCATTACCGTTCCTTCCACCGTCGCGCCACTGACCAGAGGCTGACCCACATGCATATCATCGCCATGCTGGATATACAACACTTGGTCAATAGAAACCGTTTGTTCCGGTTCCACTGCCAACAGTTCAATGTCATAAAAGCGACCGGGTTCAACTCTCAGTTGTTTACCACCCGTTTCAATAATTGCGTAACTCATGGGATATTGGTTCCTTGGGGTTGCCGTACAGGTAGCTGGTCATAGCCAGCATTTAGGGATGCTTTTACCTGATCCGAGCAGGGATTAAGCAGACAATCTATCATTGTTGCAGATAAATAACTTTTTTGTCAACTGACATAACAATTGTTATTTTTTTTGGGCTTATATATCATTTAATCTTATGGTAAAAAGGGATTAATCTTATGTAATATCAAATTAAACTTAATATTTTAAAATTTAGAAGATACTGAAGTATCTTTAAAATTTATTAAAAATATGGCAGTATTCTGATTTTCTAGTGTAGAAACAATAGTGTAAACAAACATCAAACAAAACCGTCTCAAGACTTATGGCAAGTGATTTTTACATCCCCAAAACGATATCCGCAGAAGCTCAATCTGTATTAAACAGTTTTACTTTTGCGAATCGTGATGTATTAGATTTTCCAGAGCCAGATGATTTAGAAGGCTGGAAGAAAATTCAGCAAATGAGAATTGATGCCTTTGGCCCTGTCAATGAAAAGGTAAAAAAAGAGTACCAACCCACAATAGAAGAAAAAGAATTAGGAGGAATACCGGTTCTTGATATAAAACCGAAAGGCTGGAAAGACAACGGCAAACTGTTAGTTTACACTCATGGTGGTGGATATACTCAGCATAATGTTCATACCACTTTACCCTTTAGCGTCTGTGTTGCAGACAAAACGGGATTAAATGTAATTGCGATTGACTATACTTTGGCTCCTTTGGCTAAACACGACCAGATGTCCGATCAAGTGGTGGCAGTGTTCAAAGCCCTACTAGAACAAGGACGTAAACTGGAAAATATTGCCCTCTACGGTGACTCAGCCGGTGGAGGACTAGCATCAGGCAGTGTTTTAAAAATGCGAGACCAAGGTGTGGGAATGCCTGCGGCTTTGGTTCTTTGGTCTCCTTGGGCAGATATCGACCAAAATTGTGGGGATAGTTACTTTGCCTTGAGAGACATCGATCCCTTGTTAAGCTATGAAAATGAATTGGGTAAATCTGCCCTTGCCTGTGCCGATCCCAAAGATTGGAAAAATCCCTATGTTTGCTCAGTCTATGGAGACTTTAGCAAAGGATATCCTCCCACATTTATTCAAGTGGGTACAAAGGAAATTTTCTTAAGTTGCTCAATTCGTCTCTATCATGCATTAAATAATGCGGGTCAAACGGTGAAATTAGAACTGTTTGATGGCATGTGGCATGTATTCCAAGGACTAAATTACGATATTCCAGAATCAGAGACGGCTCGCGAAAATATGGCGAAATTCTTAAAGGAATATTTGAAGTATTAGTAGACTGCTCCATGGAGGCGATAGGGGTGGCGATCGCCTGTCCGCCAGAGGGCCGGAACGGGAGGTCTAGCCCTATCGACCCCATCAGAGTCCCCGATACCAAGGGATTCTGAAAATATGTTAAAATTTGATAAGTAAACACTCACCACTTGGTAGGCTCAAACCCAGTCCCTGGGGAGAATACCAAGTTTTGTGATTTCTGAATTATTTTCTGGATGGAGCTTTGCCCCGTATGAGTACCCCCTTAGATCGGATTGTGCCCACGGACTTAAGAAATGAGATGTCCCGGTCATACCTAGAATACGCCATGAGCGTGATTGTAGGTCGAGCGCTTCCTGATGCCAGGGATGGACTCAAACC
Encoded here:
- the rpmA gene encoding 50S ribosomal protein L27 codes for the protein MAHKKGTGSTRNGRDSNAQRLGVKRFGGENVLAGNILVRQRGTTFHAGKNVGVGRDYTLFALTDGIVTFERNGRYRKKISVYPAQATS
- the rplU gene encoding 50S ribosomal protein L21, whose protein sequence is MSYAIIETGGKQLRVEPGRFYDIELLAVEPEQTVSIDQVLYIQHGDDMHVGQPLVSGATVEGTVMRHFRDRKVLVYKMQPKKKTRKKRGHRQERTRLMINSINVNGEVLASTPAPAEASSEA
- a CDS encoding alpha/beta hydrolase, translated to MASDFYIPKTISAEAQSVLNSFTFANRDVLDFPEPDDLEGWKKIQQMRIDAFGPVNEKVKKEYQPTIEEKELGGIPVLDIKPKGWKDNGKLLVYTHGGGYTQHNVHTTLPFSVCVADKTGLNVIAIDYTLAPLAKHDQMSDQVVAVFKALLEQGRKLENIALYGDSAGGGLASGSVLKMRDQGVGMPAALVLWSPWADIDQNCGDSYFALRDIDPLLSYENELGKSALACADPKDWKNPYVCSVYGDFSKGYPPTFIQVGTKEIFLSCSIRLYHALNNAGQTVKLELFDGMWHVFQGLNYDIPESETARENMAKFLKEYLKY